The sequence TAAATTGCCAGATTTGTTTTTAAAATCAAACTCTTAACAGATGAAACTGCGGTTTATTCAATCATTATTTGTTTGTCCTTTTACACGTAAAAATTATTGTACACTCCCAGCTTTTTAGAGTGCATTTATTATAGCCATAATTAATAACCTTTAAATAATCTTCATTCCCAGCCTAGATAATCAGATTATCCATTTTTTATAAAAAAATTACAAAGAAAACCTCAACATTATAAAATTTCGATAAACAATACTAGTATTTCCAGGGATACTTAAGGCAAAAAATAACCAAAAAATATCAGACATTAATATCTATTGGCTGAAATTTTATTTAATCACTCATTGCAGAGATATTTTTGAGAGTTTTTGCTAAATTTTCGCAATTGAAACAGTCAAAATTCTCTTTGAAGAAATATGAAAACATCAATACTTCATAAAGTTTTGGCAAAGGAACTCATCGCTTGTTGTCAGCGAATATACACATATAGTGGATTTATGTGAAAATAGAGGCTAGGAATTAGGAGCTAGAAAAGAGGAATTTTTATACATTGTTGTGTATTCCCACGGAATTTAGAGACGTTGCATTGCAAAGCCTCTACGAAGGTTTTAGGTATAGCCATGCTGGGGCTAAGACACAGATAATTATTCAAATTGCAACTGAGGAATCAGCTGGAGAGTACCGATACCTAAATCCTTGGGTGAGAGCGATCGCGCTTCAAATACAGCCATCATGTCGCGCAGTTGGGGATTTCCCCTCGCAGCCCCCGTTAGTCCTTTAGCGATAATCAAACCGCAGTGGCCCTGAGTATTTTTACAACGCTGATTCCATTTTTTGCGTGCTTCTATATGGGTGGGATCATTATCTAGAAACTCACCAAATAAGAATAACTCACCATTTTGAGTTTGCAATAAACCCAAATCATAGCTATCACCATCATCAAAAGAATCGGCTCCAGGATTAAAACAAATAGCTTTCAATCCGCCAGAAGCCTCGATATTTTCAATTACAGTTTTAGCCTTGGGACGGGAAGTTTGAATTAAAATTACAGGCAATCCGTCACCGACTTTTCTCATATCACCAATTTGATGATAGGTAACTCCTTGGTGGAGGTATTCTAGCATTTCCCAAGAAACTACTCCCAAGCTGAGAAACGAATCTTCCGGAATCAAATCATCTCGCAAAGAGCGAAACATCGGATTTGATGGATCAATAGCTGCTTCTTGGTCGCCTGCGCCTACCATTTCTTCTAATTCCGCTGCTAATTGCGGCATAGTAGAAACAGTCACAGATACTGATTTAGAAGCTTCTTCTACTAAATGGGGGAGAGAAATACGATAGCGACGGCTGACTTGGGGGAAAGAATTTGTATAAAGTTGGCGACGGTGATCGCGGATAAAACGACTGAGGCTTTCCAAAGCTACAAAAACTATTAGCGCTTCTTCATCATATAAAACAGACCTGAGTCCTTCTAAAGGGTGGATATTACCAAAAGTTGGGTCAAGTTCTCCTAGGGGTAGATCGAGTAAATGGCTGGTATTTCTATCAAATTGGTCTGGTTCTTCAAAAGTCAAAAACAAGCAATCTTGTTTCAAGAAAGCTTCTTCTAAACGTCCTTCTGATTCCTCATTTCTTAAAACTGCAGCGCGAAACTGTTTGAGGGAATCTTCAGAACGATATAACAAAATTCCATATTCCATCCCCAGCATTCCCATGACTGAAGCATAGAGTGTACCCACATCCCATTTATTAATTTCTATAGATAAAATTTGCTGTTCCTCTAAAAATTCCCATGGTGCTGCTTGCCAAATAGCATAGGCTTTTTCTCGCAAACTTTGGGCATATTGTGGCGGTAAATCGGGAATTTGGCTATCAAGAATGTCGGAAAAAGAGCGGAACAACTCGTCAATTAAAGGCAATTCTGGTAAATAGTCAATAGCAATATCCAAGTCTTGTAAGACACCGCGTAAATAAAATTGGATTTCGCGATCGCGCACGACAATTCTTTGGGGCCTGGCTGGTTTAGCAGGACTGTGGGGATGCTCCATGGCTCGCATTAAGGTACGGACAACTGCTTCGGGCCCAGTTTCTGAGCTGACTACATCCATTCCGCGAACAATCCCTTGGGAGCCATCCACCCAAAGAATACAATCGCCCTTAGCCTCCAAATCCTCAATGCTCTTTTGTGACGACGACAATGGACGACGATCGCCTTCCCACACAGAAGGAATTTGAGTTAATTTCTTCAACCGACGACTGGTAGAGCGATTAAAACTGGTCATAGAGTAAATTAATCAAAACAAGCATGATGTTCGTGACTTTTGGCAATGGCCAGCCTCGGAACTATTCTTCCTGGCTGTACCCTCTGTGAAGGGAGAATTGGTTACGGTTTGCTGCTACACAGTGAGTAGGATTGTGGGCGATGGCTCTCATGTCCCCCTTCCCTGGCTCCCCTGGTTGATGATGGCGACTCAGGCTGCAGTGCAGCGAAAATTCCAAAAATATCGCATCTCTAATTACACCGAGTCTTTCAATTCTAGAATAAAAACCCATGGCTGCTTTTGACAGAGTGTTTACAATTTGGCAACTAGAGACATCAATGTCGCTAGAATTAATATAAAAACACTAAAGAGGCAATAAAAAGCCTGTACTGGGTATTGATCACACTAGTTAAGGACTGGAAACAGCAAATGACACAAGTAACTGCGCCTCAACAGAGCGGAATTATGTTGAGCGAAACCGCACTAAACCAAGTCAAATCCCTCCGGGACAAACAAGGTAAAGACTTTTGTTTAAGGGTAGGAGTGCGACAAGGCGGCTGCTCTGGGATGTCTTACATGATGGACTTTGAAGATACCAGCAAGATCAGTCCTCAGGACGAAGTTTTTGACTACGACGGGTTTAAAATCGTTTGCGATCGCAAAAGCTTGTTATACCTCTATGGTTTAATGCTCGATTATAGCGATGCCATGATTGGTGGCGGTTTTCAATTCACTAATCCTAACGCTAATCAAACCTGCGGTTGCGGGAAGTCATTTGGGGTGTAATATTGTCATTTGTGATTGAACAACTGAACAAATCACAAATGACCAATATCTCATCACTGAATTAATATGACTCAAACAGTAGAATCCCTGTTTGATACAGGTTTAGAACGCTATAAAGCAGGAGATGCTGTTGCTGATTTAATTCCTGTATTTAAAGAAGTTTGCGATCGTGCTCCCAAAAGCAGTCCCGCTTGGACTTGTTTAGCTTGGTTGTATCTACTCGACAATAAAGCCAACTTTGCTTATAAAGCAGCCCAAAAGGCAGTCAAGTTAAATCCTCAAGACCCGCAAGCTAGAGTGAATTTAGCCATCGCTATGCTAGAAACTGGTCAGAAAGGTCTGCGAGAACATGTAGATTTTGCCCAACAGTTAATTTTTGTCAACCCAGATTGGCGAGATGAAATCCTCAACAGCATCGAAGACGGTTTAAGCAGAAAACCAGATTGGCAAAGTTTAGTCAAGATCAAAGGTTGGTTGTTTAATGAATAGCCGCTAGAACCTAGGGGTGAGGAACAAGCTCGCTCGACAATTCAAAATAAATCTTTTTCACCCCTAATCCCCAGCCTCTAACCCTTAACCCCTAACCCCCAGATGAAAGATAAATTTTTAGGATGGCTAAACCTGATTTTAGTTGCTGATGTATTTCTAGTTTTATTCGGCTTTGGGTGGTTAGCGATCGCTGCAGTTGGTGACGCTTCTGGAGTAAACTTAGGTCTAGACTTGTGGCATCAATTATGGCAGCCCCTATTCAACCCAGCCATTGGTATTCTCATGGGTGGCGCCCTCCTCAGCGGTTTAATTAGTTGGATTTCGCAAAAATTCCCGCAATTTGGCAAAGGGGAATAGAGAACGGTATTTCTATCCATACCCCTCGCCCGTGGGACTGCGCTCGTGGGACTTCGCGCAGTCCTATTTCAAAATTTCCTTGAGTGCTGATAGCAATTGCGGATATTGGTACTCAAACCCTGATTCCAAAGTCCGCTTGGGGATGACTTGTTGACCTTCTAAGACTACTTTGGCTCCGTCTCCTAAGAGGGCTTCCAAAGCGAACGCCGGAACTGGTAGCCAAGAAGGGCGACCCATAACTTGTCCCATTGCTTGCGCTAAATCTGCCATGCGAACGGGGTGAGGGGCGGTACCATTGTATACCCCTTCAATTTCTGATTTGGTTAAAGCTTGCAGAATCAGATTGACCAAATCGTCTAAATGAATCCAAGAAAACCACTGGCGACCGCTACCAATAGGCCCACCAGCAAAGAGTTTGAATGGAGTAATCATTTTACCTAAAGCCCCACCCAAACCGAGGACAATACCCAAGCGGAAAATCACCAATCGGACACCAGCATCTTTAACTTTTGCTGCTTCCGCTTCCCAAGCTTGACAGACTTGGGCGAGAAAATCGTTGCCAGCATGGCTATTTTCATCAAAGGTGGCTGTTTCACTGGTGCCGTAGTAGCCAATTGCCGAAGCATTAATTAACACACTCGGTTTAGGATTGGCCTTAACTATGGCTTCGACGATTTTTTGTGTACCTAGCTGACGACTATTGAGAATTTCCTGCTGATGTGCTGGTGTCCAGCGTTCCTCAGCGATGGGTTCTCCCGCTAAATTGACTACAGCATCACAAAGAGCGATCGCATCTTGCCAAGAACCCGATACAGTCGGTGTATAAGCCAAAATTTCTACATTTGTGAAGGACTCGGAGGGAAAAACTCTCTGGGCTGAGGCGGTGTTACGAGTTAATACCAACACTCTATGACCTTCTTGGTGGAGTCGTTCGACTAGACGACTACCGACAAATCCTGTTGCTCCTGTAACTGCTACTTTCATCTGCACCTCTGCTAAATTGGTTATTTGTTATTGGTTATGTCCCCTAACGCCACTTGCAATGTGCTTCTTGACTATAGTCGAGGGGTGGCTCCCTCATTCGCCAAATTTTTTATAAATCTATAAGTGACTGGTCGTTTAGAGCCTTCAGTATTATAGGATGGACGGATTGTTGCAAGCGCGTGGGGCTATTATGGCTCGCTATACCTGTTCATTCATCGTTTCTGTTCCCATTGACCATCTTCAAGAGTTGCTAATAGATTTACTACAAAACTGTGAATTGGATGTGCAATACTACACAACCGATTACATCATGGCTCGTGAAATCCCTGGTAATGTTACTTTCTCTAAGTTAGTTACCGTAGAAGTACTGGTTGACAAATCAACAGCTACGGAAGCGGAAACACGGTTAAGTATTGTTGTGAAAAATGAAGAATTGCCACTCCAACTTCATAATCATTGTCGGCAAATGTTTGAATTCGTCAAACAGGCGATTGAACAAAGCCGCCATTGGAATTTGATAGAAAGTCTGGCGGGATAAGTACTGCTACTTATACACATCAAACCTCTATAGTCAAAGATATTTCACGATTTTTAACTTGCTATTTTTGACTAGCGATTTGAGATTTTTGGGATTTTAGGTTCAGTCTTCACCCCCTGAGGGTGACGCCAACTCCTAATCCCAAATCCCAAATTCAAAACAGGTTGACTATGACAAAAACCAGCTAAATTTAGGTGCAACACGCACCAAATAGGCGTGTTTTTAGTCTTCTAGATCCTCAGTCATACCTGGATTTATCAGTGTAATATCATATTCACTAGAATCAGTTTGCCCTGGTCGTTGAGTATTTCTCAATAGATAATAGATGGCACGTACCTGAGGGCCAAAAACGATCTCGTCTTCATTTCTCAGATCGTGGTTGGGCATTTTGCGCCCGTTAACCATCAAACCGTTGGCGCTGGGTTTACCTTTGGCGTCGCCATCAACAATTCGATAATAGTAGCTATGACTATTATGCTCTCGCGGCAATCTCACTAACGTGGCATGGCGACGAGAGACAAATTGTGACGCCAAGCGGATATTACAGTCTCTATCTCTACCGATGGAATAAACAGGTTCTTCTAGAGGAAATTCTTTACGACCTTGATCATCTTCAATAATTAGTAGATGGCTTTCATTAGTGTCTGCTGCCATTGATGTATTTTTGCTATGATCGCTTGCACTGTGATTAATTGAGATGTGTTGAATATCTTTTCCGGCCATTCTCGCGCACTAAAGTCTGTGTTACTGAATCTAAGGATGATTAAAATTCCATACTTTCACTGTCAGAGTAGAACAATTATGCTCTACTCTTTTAGCTACTTTAGCTCTTAGAGGAGCTTGAACAGGTTTTGTGAGACAAAACAAGTAAAGGTTTAAAGCCTGGCCCCTTGTGAGCGAAACAATCCTTGTCTCTCAAGGTAGGTAAAGACCCTGGCTCTTATGGGCGGCTTATTTGTCCCTGTTCCCTTTAATATGAGATTGACAAAACCAAGATGAATTTGGTTAGATGACCTCAGTTTCGGAAACTGAAGGTTTTTGAGCCAATCGTCTTAATAACACTGAGTTGCTGACAACACTAACTGAGCTAAAGGCCATTAATGCGGCGGCGCTAGATGGGCTAAGGACAAAGCCCAAGTTGGGTAACAAAACACCAGCCGCTAAAGGAATACCAATTGTATTATATGCAAAAGCCCAGAATAAATTCTGCCGGATTTTATTAAAGGTGGCACGACTGAGGTAAATTGATTCGACAACATCGCTAAGATGATCGCGCATTAAGACAATTGCTGCAGTTTCCATGGCCACATCACTTCCTGAGTATAGAGCAATGCCGACATCGGCTTGGGATAAAGCTGGGGCATCATTGATCCCATCTCCCACCATCGCCACAACAGCTCCAGATTTGGCTTGTAATTCTTGGATGGCGGCGGCTTTCTTGCTGGGGGGGACACCTGCGATCACATCAGCACTATCTAACCCTAGTTGTTGAGCAATAGCACTGGCGGCTTCTGGGCGATCGCCACTCAACAACATTACCTTTAAACCCATCTGGCGCAATTTGTCAACCGTAGTTTGAGCATCTGGTCTGAGGGTATCAGACACAGCAATCAATCCGGCTAAATTTTCCCCAACAGCGACACCGACGATTGTTTTACCATCCCTCGCCAATTTCTCAGCCGTCTGTTGTGCAGTTTCACTGATAGTGATACCGTGCCAACTCAACCAATCCCAATTACCTAGGAGTACCCTCGTACCTTCAACTACGGCAGATACACCCAATCCTGGCTCTGTGTAAAAATCTACAGCATCTGGAATAGATAGCTGTTGCCTTTGTACTTCCTGTTGAATTGCCTTGGCTAAGGGATGGTATGTGCCGCTTTCTACGGCTGCAGCTAGTTGTAAAATTGATTGTGGATCATTGTCTTTAACGTGCGATCCCTCCGCAATCAGCCAACAATCTGTAACCGTGGGATTACCCGTGGTGAGAGTGCCCGTTTTATCAAAAATGACAGTATTTAGTTGGTGGACTCGTTCTAAAACATCGCCCCCTTTGATTAACAGCCCGCGTTCTGCTCCTATGCCGGTACCGACAAGAATGGCTGTGGGTGTAGCTAGCCCCAAGGCACAGGGACAGGCGACTACCATCACCGCGATCGCTAGTTTTAAACTCACCAATAGTGGGGAGGCTGGGAGAGAATTGTGGGCGCTATGGCTCATCATTTCCATCCCACCGGAAACGTTGACATCTGTCCAGATATGTGTACCTAGAAAATACCAAAAACCAAATGTCAACACCGCCGAGGCCAACACACCATAAGTAAAGTAACCGGCGACTGTATCTGCTAATTTCTGGATCGGGGCTTTACGAGTTTGGGCAGCTTCTACGAGGGCGACAATTTGAGCTAGGGTTGTATCAGCGCCAGTACGGGTAGCCTGAATAGCGATCGCTCCCGACTGGTTGAGAGTTCCGGCTGTGACTTGATCCCCCGGTTGCTTGATGACTGGTACTGCTTCCCCAGTCAGCATCGACT is a genomic window of Fortiea contorta PCC 7126 containing:
- a CDS encoding heavy metal translocating P-type ATPase, whose amino-acid sequence is MQPVPKTKLALELIPMTEKIILDVGGMKCAGCVKAVEKQLTQQPGVKSACVNLATEVAVVESEVGVVNADVLAEQLTANGFPTQPRNSTAGEKSALEDPQERQRREMRSAIKQLITALVLLLLSGIGHFGNISASLLPFFNNIWFHCGLATIAIIIPGRPILVDGWLGWRRGSPNMNTLIGLGSLTAYVASLVALLFPQMGWECFFDEPVMMLGFILLGRTLEQQARGRAAAAFRQLLALQPQIARLIPHPNIHTQESIVGSVSVEIPAEQVRVGEWLQILPGDKIPVDGEIGYGQTTVDESMLTGEAVPVIKQPGDQVTAGTLNQSGAIAIQATRTGADTTLAQIVALVEAAQTRKAPIQKLADTVAGYFTYGVLASAVLTFGFWYFLGTHIWTDVNVSGGMEMMSHSAHNSLPASPLLVSLKLAIAVMVVACPCALGLATPTAILVGTGIGAERGLLIKGGDVLERVHQLNTVIFDKTGTLTTGNPTVTDCWLIAEGSHVKDNDPQSILQLAAAVESGTYHPLAKAIQQEVQRQQLSIPDAVDFYTEPGLGVSAVVEGTRVLLGNWDWLSWHGITISETAQQTAEKLARDGKTIVGVAVGENLAGLIAVSDTLRPDAQTTVDKLRQMGLKVMLLSGDRPEAASAIAQQLGLDSADVIAGVPPSKKAAAIQELQAKSGAVVAMVGDGINDAPALSQADVGIALYSGSDVAMETAAIVLMRDHLSDVVESIYLSRATFNKIRQNLFWAFAYNTIGIPLAAGVLLPNLGFVLSPSSAAALMAFSSVSVVSNSVLLRRLAQKPSVSETEVI
- a CDS encoding DUF6930 domain-containing protein → MTSFNRSTSRRLKKLTQIPSVWEGDRRPLSSSQKSIEDLEAKGDCILWVDGSQGIVRGMDVVSSETGPEAVVRTLMRAMEHPHSPAKPARPQRIVVRDREIQFYLRGVLQDLDIAIDYLPELPLIDELFRSFSDILDSQIPDLPPQYAQSLREKAYAIWQAAPWEFLEEQQILSIEINKWDVGTLYASVMGMLGMEYGILLYRSEDSLKQFRAAVLRNEESEGRLEEAFLKQDCLFLTFEEPDQFDRNTSHLLDLPLGELDPTFGNIHPLEGLRSVLYDEEALIVFVALESLSRFIRDHRRQLYTNSFPQVSRRYRISLPHLVEEASKSVSVTVSTMPQLAAELEEMVGAGDQEAAIDPSNPMFRSLRDDLIPEDSFLSLGVVSWEMLEYLHQGVTYHQIGDMRKVGDGLPVILIQTSRPKAKTVIENIEASGGLKAICFNPGADSFDDGDSYDLGLLQTQNGELFLFGEFLDNDPTHIEARKKWNQRCKNTQGHCGLIIAKGLTGAARGNPQLRDMMAVFEARSLSPKDLGIGTLQLIPQLQFE
- a CDS encoding TIGR01777 family oxidoreductase — its product is MKVAVTGATGFVGSRLVERLHQEGHRVLVLTRNTASAQRVFPSESFTNVEILAYTPTVSGSWQDAIALCDAVVNLAGEPIAEERWTPAHQQEILNSRQLGTQKIVEAIVKANPKPSVLINASAIGYYGTSETATFDENSHAGNDFLAQVCQAWEAEAAKVKDAGVRLVIFRLGIVLGLGGALGKMITPFKLFAGGPIGSGRQWFSWIHLDDLVNLILQALTKSEIEGVYNGTAPHPVRMADLAQAMGQVMGRPSWLPVPAFALEALLGDGAKVVLEGQQVIPKRTLESGFEYQYPQLLSALKEILK
- a CDS encoding iron-sulfur cluster assembly accessory protein, whose translation is MTQVTAPQQSGIMLSETALNQVKSLRDKQGKDFCLRVGVRQGGCSGMSYMMDFEDTSKISPQDEVFDYDGFKIVCDRKSLLYLYGLMLDYSDAMIGGGFQFTNPNANQTCGCGKSFGV
- a CDS encoding tetratricopeptide repeat protein, which codes for MTQTVESLFDTGLERYKAGDAVADLIPVFKEVCDRAPKSSPAWTCLAWLYLLDNKANFAYKAAQKAVKLNPQDPQARVNLAIAMLETGQKGLREHVDFAQQLIFVNPDWRDEILNSIEDGLSRKPDWQSLVKIKGWLFNE
- a CDS encoding FHA domain-containing protein encodes the protein MAGKDIQHISINHSASDHSKNTSMAADTNESHLLIIEDDQGRKEFPLEEPVYSIGRDRDCNIRLASQFVSRRHATLVRLPREHNSHSYYYRIVDGDAKGKPSANGLMVNGRKMPNHDLRNEDEIVFGPQVRAIYYLLRNTQRPGQTDSSEYDITLINPGMTEDLED